In the Burkholderia multivorans ATCC BAA-247 genome, GTCTTCAACGACGGCACGATCCGTACCGTGCCGGAGGACGGCAATCGGAATCGGAGCAGCGGCAATCAGGGCAACAGCGCGAACAGCACGACGCAGGGCGGCCTGGGCTGGATCAGCGACCCCTACGGCATCCCGTGCGTCTCGGGCGAGCGGCGCAGCAACGCGCAGCAGTACCTGGGTTCGCAGGCGCTGATCACCGCGGCCGGCGCCGGTGCGGCCTCGCTGATCAAGTCGGACAACGGCAGCGTGGCCGTGGTCGCCAACAGCAACGGCTCGCTCGGCACCGTCGGTATCAGCGGCAATGAGGCGATGGGCCGCATCCTGGCCGGCGGCGTGCGCGACATGGCCGATTGGGTCAACAAGCTCTACGGGCAGGCCTTCGCCGCGGTCTACGTGCGGCCCGGCGCCAAGGTCGCCGTGCATCTGGAGCAGCCGCTCAACATCGACTACGACGCCAAGGGGCGGCGGGTCAATCACCGCATCGGAGACGCCCATGCGTCGGATTTGGATTGAATCGGCCGCGGCCCTGTGCGCGGTCATGGTGCTGGGCGGCTGCGCGACCAGCAAGGACGAGCTGCTGCCGCACGGCGATCACACCATGCTCGACGTGTGGAACCAGGAGACGGGCGGCAGCGCCGGTAGCGGACAGGCGGCGCGGCAACTGCTCGACGCGCGCCAGGGCCTGCGCCGGCCGCTGACCGAGGCCGACGTGCAGGCGGCGCCCGCCGCCGCTGCCGCCTACACGGGCACCGCGGCCAACGAGATTTACCGCCAGTTCCACCGGCTGCCGAACCCGGACCTGGTGATGTACGTGTTCCCGCACCTAGCCGGCACCGACCCGGTGCCGGTGCCCGGCTACACCACCGTGTTCCCGCTCTACCAGCGCGTGCAGTACGCGATGCCCGGCGAGCGCCTGGAGGACTACTGATGGCCTGGTCGTTGCCCTGGGCACGCAAGGCCGCCACGCCTGCCGGCCCCGACCTGGATGCCGATGACGCCTGGGCGCAGCATGTCTCGACGCTGGCCGCGCACGGTATTCCCGAGCCCGGCAGCGCGGTGGGCGGCCAGCCGCGCCGGCCGGCCACCGAGGCGGACTTGCAGGCGCTCTACGGCGTGGCGCCGTCCTTCGCCGACCTGCTCCCCTGGGTGGAGTACCTGCCCGATTCCAAGAGCGTGCTGCTGGAGGACGGCCAGTCGGTGGCGGCCTTCTTCGAGCTGGCGCCGGTCGGCACCGAGGGCCGCGAGATGGCATGGCTGTGGCAGGCGCGCGATGCGTTGGAGAACGCGCTGCAGGACTCGTTCGACGAACTCGACGAGAACCCCTGGGTGGTGCAGCTCTACGCCCAGGACGAAGCAACCTGGGACAACTACCTGCGCGGGCTCACGAACTACGTGCGGCCGCGCGCTCAGGGCAGCGCCTTCACCGAGTTCTACCTGCGCTTCTTCGGGCATCACCTGCGTGCGATCGCCAAGCCCGGCGGCCTGTTCGAGGACACGACGGTGACGCGCCTGCCGTGGCGCGGCCAAGTGCGGCGAGTGCGCATGGTGGTCTACCGGCGCGCGAGTGCGTCTGGCGCGTCCCGGCGCGGCCAATCTCCCGAGCAGGCACTGACGACGATCTGCGACCGACTCGCAGGTGGCCTCGCCAACACGGGCGTGAAGGCCCGGCGCATGGAGGCGAGCGACATCCACGACTGGCTGCTGCGCTGGTTCAACCCGCACCCCACGATGCTTGGCCCCGCCGCCGCCGACCGCGAACGGTTCTACGCGCTGACC is a window encoding:
- a CDS encoding TIGR03751 family conjugal transfer lipoprotein, with translation MRRIWIESAAALCAVMVLGGCATSKDELLPHGDHTMLDVWNQETGGSAGSGQAARQLLDARQGLRRPLTEADVQAAPAAAAAYTGTAANEIYRQFHRLPNPDLVMYVFPHLAGTDPVPVPGYTTVFPLYQRVQYAMPGERLEDY